The proteins below are encoded in one region of Neodiprion virginianus isolate iyNeoVirg1 chromosome 7, iyNeoVirg1.1, whole genome shotgun sequence:
- the LOC124308933 gene encoding DNA polymerase epsilon subunit 2 translates to MENERLIKTVQTAFKLSGLNINRKCCLHLARQLRNIDAAEHEHWICRIVEYVLAQDLVEPCVSVDHIKVALKECLRPSNSLQETETILNVLDGFRVPKIKYDVTNKKFVIEQSVPNLFSEPVDKSLVIKERLELLWHRTMQNELFAPVKFGEVDTVRVKLRQIEYLLSLSEAKDVYVIGMLAQLTERQYYLEDASGYVKIDLSQADYQAHLITEGCVVLVRGDYEDRVLVVKTIGFPPSETSTESRARFGTANTFGGHHPVSLKTSEKLRNFEENNPDEMIVFISELWVDDQIVLEKLKLMLEEFSNFPPVAFVICGNFLSFPPNVTSSQKLKEGFKRLADIIAGYPEIVQNSKFVLIPGPHDPGAPRIFPRAPIPGYVVEDFIKAIPKTVLATNPCRIQYCTKEIVVFREDILTKLCRNTLYLPDDADIPKDYAKSIISQSHLTPMALPTVPIYWKHDQALQLYPTPDLIVVADQFEPYNTEYNECFVVNPGVFSKNDFPFKVYIPGENKIEDSEMEKEDQS, encoded by the exons ATGGAAAATGAGAGGTTAATAAAAACCGTTCAAACAGCGTTCAAATTGTCCGGTCTGAACATAAACAG GAAATGCTGTCTTCATTTAGCGCGTCAATTGCGAAATATTGATGCAGCGGAGCACGAACACTGGATATGTCGAATAGTCGAGTATGTCCTGGCACAGGATTTAGTTGAGCCATGCGTTAGTGTGGATCACATAAAGGTGGCTCTCAAGGAGTGCCTTAGACCAAGCAATAGTCTCCAAGAGACTGAAACAATCCTGAACGTTCTCGACGGTTTCAGAGTACCAAAGATAAAATACGATGTCACGAACAAGAAATTTGTCATCGAGCAGAGCGTTCCCAATTTGTTTTCAGAACCTGTCGATAAATCTCTGGTAATCAAGGAACGACTCGAGCTCCTATGGCACAGGACCATGCAGAATGAGCTCTTTGCTCCTGTCAAATTTGGTGAAGTGGACACAGTCAGAGTGAAGCTACGTCAAATAGAGTATCTACTAAGTCTCTCTGAGGCTAAAGATGTCTACGTTATAGGCATGTTAGCTCAGCTGACCGAAAGACAGTATTACCTGGAAGATGCAAGCGGATATGTCAAAATTGATCTCAGTCAAGCA gaCTATCAAGCACATCTTATAACCGAGGGTTGTGTAGTTCTGGTACGAGGAGACTACGAAGATAGGGTACTTGTCGTAAAAACCATAGGATTTCCACCGTCCGAGACATCGACAGAAAGTCGCGCGCGTTTCGGAACGGCGAACACCTTTGGTGGTCATCATCCAGTGTCGCTGAAAACATCGGagaagttgagaaattttgaGGAGAACAACCCAGATGAGATGATCGTGTTCATATCTGAATTATGGGTCGACGACCAGATAGTACTTGAAAAACTCAAGCTCATGTTAGAggagttctcaaattttccCCCAGTGGCTTTTGTGATATGTGGGAATTTTCTGAGCTTTCCACCAAACGTAACCAGTTCACAGAAACTGAAGGAAGGCTTCAAAAGATTGGCTGATATAATTGCAGGCTATCCAGAGATTGTTCAGAACAGTAAATTCGTCCTTATTCCTGGGCCACACGATCCTGGGGCACCAAGAATATTCCCAAGAGCGCCTATACCTGGTTACGTAGTTGAGGATTTCATCAAGGCCATTCCTAAAACTGTTCTGGCAACAAATCCCTGTAGAATTCAGTACTGTACAAAGGAAATAGTAGTTTTCAGAGAAGATATTCTTACTAAGTTATGCAGGAACACTTTATACCTTCCCGACGATGCGGATATCCCCAAAGAC tatgCCAAATCGATAATCTCGCAATCCCACTTGACCCCTATGGCCTTACCTACAGTGCCTATTTACTGGAAGCACGATCAAGCGTTACAGCTTTATCCAACGCCAGATCTCATAGTCGTGGCTGATCAGTTTGAGCCTTACAACACTGAGTACAACGAATGTTTTGTTGTAAATCCAGGagtgttttcgaaaaatgattttccatTCAAAGTCTACATACcaggagaaaataaaatcgaagaTTCTGAGATGGAAAAAGAAGATCAGAGCTAA
- the LOC124308590 gene encoding ribosome biogenesis regulatory protein homolog → MDIVSQVLEKAAQDERLRTTEVQKHLEVEIDEGSLLAVDYNSFDTEKIKTNREDYFKQLTRDNVQLLINRIWELPTKRVDEAVVATLPKPRFVLPRTHRLPKPKPLTKWQQFAKEKGIKSNRKRKSKVTWDEQLQKWIPNYGYKRTQAESEKNWLVEVSDHADPTLDHLSLKTTAKQEKRSKNELQRLRNLAKAKNVKVPRVGIPSSDYYQDTRQIATAVTVARSSTASVGKFQNRLPKEKDAKNIKEMVPGSKKNKQPMFKPGEEVKQNLGFVDKILSKRPAISFVSNPSESPNRQRDDESPRPKKRSKISKKGGKKPKGGKGKRDMHTKVGGRKRRQKN, encoded by the exons ATGGACATAGTATCGCAGGTCCTCGAAAAAGCCGCTCAGGATGAACGCCTGCGGACAACAGAGGTGCAAAAGCACTTGGAGGTGGAAATAGACGAAGGCTCGCTACTCGCGGTCGACTACAACTCGTTCGACACTGAGAAAATCAA GACCAACAGGGAGGATTACTTCAAGCAATTGACTAGGGACAACGTCCAGTTGTTGATAAATCGGATTTGGGAACTGCCGACAAAGCGTGTGGACGAAGCGGTCGTAGCAACGCTGCCGAAACCTAGATTCGTACTTCCCAGAACACATCGACTACCAAAGCCTAAGCCCCTGACAAAGTGGCAACAGTTCGCCAAGGAGAAGGGCATCAAGAGTAACAGAAAACGAAAGTCAAAAGTTACATGGGACGAGCAGTTGCAG AAATGGATTCCAAACTACGGTTACAAACGAACGCAGGCAGAATCTGAAAAGAATTGGCTGGTCGAAGTCAGTGACCATGCAGATCCAACTCTCGACCACCTATCGCTGAAGACAACAGCAAAACAGGAGAAGCGCAGCAAAAATGAACTCCAGAGACTAAGGAACTTGGCCAAAGCGAAGAATGTGAAGGTTCCTCGCGTTGGTATACCGAGCTCTGATTACTATCAAGATACACGTCAAATAGCGACTGCCGTCACTGTTGCCAGATCGTCTACGGCGTCAGTCGGTAAATTCCAAAACAG ACTTCCCAAGGAAAAGGATGCAAAGAACATCAAAGAAATGGTGCCGggatcaaagaaaaataaacaaccaATGTTCAAACCTGGAGAGGAGGTGAAACAGAACCTGGGTTTTGTGGATAAAATCTTATCTAAAAGACCAGCGATCTCGTTTGTTTCAAACCCCTCTGA ATCCCCAAACCGGCAGAGGGACGACGAATCGCCAAGGCCAAAGAAGAGGAGTAAAATCAGTAAGAAGGGTGGCAAGAAGCCGAAAGGAGGCAAGGGAAAGCGAGATATGCACACCAAAGTGGGTGGAAGAAAACGAcggcaaaaaaattga
- the LOC124308594 gene encoding THAP domain-containing protein 2-like — protein sequence MVSCAACGYSKTRKRRDERITFHVFPKRPDRRDAWIRFMGRADYKPTPYSRLCSQHFTDSCFDRASTARVQLNNDAIPTIGISRLKYARMMQDEITERYLSPTTDSEDSDVPIADKIPLSNSEVSLKQIEVYNGQKPGSSRITLVKLDPRTAAELKKNLKSVLKAPLSTPAPSVSLEKSNTVINHAADSGGEVTLLKQKINEMENVDKLKTRKIQNLQNIIGKQRRKIDSLNKLFSDLKELYNSTRTKSGVTKNGHGV from the exons ATGGTAAGCTGTGCCGCCTGTGGATATTCGAAAACGCGTAAGAGAAGGGATGAGCGGATCACTTTCCATGT GTTTCCAAAACGTCCGGACAGGCGGGATGCCTGGATCAGGTTTATGGGCCGAGCTGACTACAAACCAACGCCGTACAGCAGACTTTGTTCTCAACATTTTACTGATAGTTGCTTTGATCGTGCTTCTACAGCGAGAGTGCAACTCAACAATGATGCCATACCGACAATTGGAATCAGCAGGCTGAAATAT GCTCGGATGATGCAGGATGAAATTACTGAGCGATACTTGTCCCCTACAACGGACAGTGAAGACTCAGATGTCCCTATTGCTGACAAAATTCCATTGTCTAATTCAGAAGTCTCATTGAAACAGATTGAAGTCTATAATGGTCAAAAACCTGGTTCGAGCAGAATAACCCTGGTGAAATTGGATCCACGTACGGCTGcggaactgaaaaaaaatctcaaatccGTACTGAAAGCACCTTTGAGTACTCCTGCCCCCTCAGTATCGTTAGAGAAATCAAACACCGTGATTAATCATGCTGCTGACAGTGGTGGAGAGGTAACTTTGCTCAAgcagaaaattaatgaaatggAGAATGTGGACAAACTAAAGACTCGCAAGATTCAGAACCTGCAGAATATCATTGGTAAACAGAGGAGGAAAATCGATTCACTCAATAAACTCTTCAGTGATCTTAAAGAACTCTACAACTCAACTAGGACAAAAAGTGGAGTGACAAAAAATGGACATGGGGTGTAG